The Penaeus chinensis breed Huanghai No. 1 chromosome 36, ASM1920278v2, whole genome shotgun sequence genome includes a region encoding these proteins:
- the LOC125044704 gene encoding glycine-rich RNA-binding protein 7-like isoform X2, which translates to MGDDCGGGGGGCDSGGGCDSGGGWDSGGGGNSYDWSNDDGGGGGACEDAFVYVETSSGHRVRTPKSRSRGGGSGSDGQIFLNKPS; encoded by the exons ATGGGCGAcgactgcggcggcggcggcggcggctgcgacTCGGGAGGCGGCTGCGACTCGGGAGGAGGATGGGATTCTGGCGGAGGAGGAAACAGCTACGACTGGAgtaatgatgatggaggaggaggaggggcctgCGAGGACGCCTTCGTGTACGTGGAGACTTCGAGCGGTCATCGAGTCAGGACACCGAAGTCGAGGTCAAGAGGCGGGGGCAGCGGTTCGGACGGCCAGATATTCCT tAATAAGCCATCTTGA
- the LOC125044717 gene encoding glycine-rich RNA-binding protein 7-like isoform X1, protein MGDDCGGGGGGCDSGGGCDSGGGWDSGGGGNSYDWSNDDGGGGGACEDAFVYVETSSGHRVRTPKSRSRGGGSGSDGQIFLQKEEEEEKGSDLKINERE, encoded by the exons ATGGGCGAcgactgcggcggcggcggcggcggctgcgacTCGGGAGGCGGCTGCGACTCGGGAGGAGGATGGGATTCTGGCGGAGGAGGAAACAGCTACGACTGGAgtaatgatgatggaggaggaggaggggcctgCGAGGACGCCTTCGTGTACGTGGAGACTTCGAGCGGTCATCGAGTCAGGACACCGAAGTCGAGGTCAAGAGGCGGGGGCAGCGGTTCGGACGGCCAGATATTCCT ccagaaagaagaagaagaagaaaaagggagcgaTTTGAAGATCAATGaacgagaatga
- the LOC125044704 gene encoding glycine-rich RNA-binding protein 7-like isoform X1, translated as MGDDCGGGGGGCDSGGGCDSGGGWDSGGGGNSYDWSNDDGGGGGACEDAFVYVETSSGHRVRTPKSRSRGGGSGSDGQIFLQKEEEEEKKGSDLKINERE; from the exons ATGGGCGAcgactgcggcggcggcggcggcggctgcgacTCGGGAGGCGGCTGCGACTCGGGAGGAGGATGGGATTCTGGCGGAGGAGGAAACAGCTACGACTGGAgtaatgatgatggaggaggaggaggggcctgCGAGGACGCCTTCGTGTACGTGGAGACTTCGAGCGGTCATCGAGTCAGGACACCGAAGTCGAGGTCAAGAGGCGGGGGCAGCGGTTCGGACGGCCAGATATTCCT ccagaaagaagaagaagaagaaaaaaaagggagcgaTTTGAAGATCAATGaacgagaatga